The region ATGTCCGGCTCCTAAAATCATCAAATGTGACGCCGGGGCCAAATGGTTGCTCGATCCAAACAAAATCGAGGAAATGGTGTCCGCGGTGGTGGCGGTAGTGAAAAAGCCGGTCACCGTGAAGATGCGGATCGGTTGGGACGAAGAGCACATCTACGTCGTGGACAACGCGCTGGCAGCAGAACGTGGCGGCGCGCAGGCAGTGGCCGTTCACGGACGGACGCGAGCACAAATGTACACTGGCCGCGCGCGTTGGGAGTACATCCGGCAGGTGAAGGAAACCGTGAAGATTCCCGTCATCGGCAACGGGGACGTTTTCACGCCCGAAGATGCTCGTCGCATGCTGGATGAAACGGGTTGCGACGCGGTCATGATCGGTCGCGCCGCTTTGGGGAATCCGTGGATGCTCTACCGGACAGTACACTACCTGACCACGGGAGAATTGCTTCCCGAACCGACGCCGCGTGAAAAGGTAGAGATTGCGTTGTTGCACATGGACCGGCTGATCAAGCTGAAGGGTGAAAAAGTGGCTGTCCGCGAAATGCGCAAACACGCATCCTGGTACTTGAAGGGAATGCGCGGCGCAGCCAAGGTGAAAGATCAAATAAATGAGCAGGAGACACGGGAAGGGATGGAACGTGTCCTGCTCCAATTCGTGGAGCAACTGGAAGCTGAACAGATGGTACAAACCGCTTGATCAATCAGATGTGTCCGGTAACACGCTGAATCGAGCGACTTGATGAGGGCAGTGATTCGAAGCGCAAATCACGAGCAAAGACACATTGTTTAAAGGGAATTGCCCGCTCGGCTCACCCAGATGAAAACCGATTTGCCGGACATCTCTGGACCAACTGAACAAAAGAGTTGGAGACTGACACCCGAGCAGCCGCCCCATCTCGCGGCGGAAGGCGGCTGGGTACCGGAGGAGTGAAACGAGGCATGGCAGAAGAAGAACGCAATGAACTGGAGCGGAACGAACTGTTACAGGTGCGCCGTGACAAAATGGAAGCGCTCAGGGAAAAAGGAGTGGACCCGTTCGGCGGCAAGTTCGAACGGACACACACTGCGCAGGAAATCCTGGACACCTATGGCGATTTGAGCAAAGAGGAACTGGAGGAGAAGGCGGTTACCGTCACCATCGCCGGTCGCCTTATGTCCAAGCGGAAACAGGGAAAAGCGTCGTTCGCCCATTTGCAGGATGTGACCGGTCGGATTCAGATCTATGTGCGGCTGGATCGGGTAGGGGAAGAACAGTACGAGATTTTCAGCACGGCCGATATCGGTGACTGGCTGGGCATCTCGGGGATCGTGTTCAAAACCAACCGCGGCGAAACCAGTGTCAAATCCGATACCGTCACGTTCCTGACCAAATCGCTGCGCCCCCTGCCGGAAAAATTCCATGGTCTCAAAGACGTGGAATTGCGTTACCGCAAACGGTACCTGGATCTCATCATGAATCCGGAAGTGAAGGAGACATTCATCCTGCGGAGCCGGATCATCGCAGCGATTCGTCGGTACTTGGACGAACGCGGATTCCTTGAAGTGGAGACGCCGACCATGCACACCATCGCCGGCGGCGCAGCAGCACGTCCGTTCATCACGCATCACAATGCGTTGGACATGGATTTGTACATGCGGATCGCCATCGAGCTGCACTTGAAACGGCTGATCGTCGGCGGATTGGAAAAAGTGTACGAGATCGGCCGCGTCTACCGGAATGAAGGGATCTCCACCAAGCACAATCCGGAATTCACGATGATGGAGCTCTACCAGGCTTATGCCGACTTCCACGATATCATGGACCTGACGGAAAACCTGATCGCCCATGTGGCGCAGGAAGTGTTGGGTACAACCAAAATCACGTACCAAGGGCATGAGATCGACTTGACCCCGCCGTGGGACCGCAAATCGATGGTCGAGTTGATCAAGGAACACGTCGGCATCGACTTCAAACAGGAGATGAGCGACGAGGAAGCCCGTCGTTTGGCCAAGGAACATGGTGTTGAAATCGAGCCTAACATGACCTTTGGGCACATCGTCAACGAATTCTTTGAGCAAAAAGTGGAGGACAAGCTGATTCAGCCCACCTTCGTCTACGGCCATCCGGTGGCCATTTCACCTCTGGCCAAGAAAAACGAGGAAGATCCGCGCTTCACCGATCGGTTTGAGTTGTTCATCGTCGGGCGCGAACACGCCAACGCCTTCTCCGAGCTGAACGACCCGATCGATCAGCGTCAGCGTTTCGAAGCGCAATTGGCTGAACGGGCCGCGGGTAACGACGAGGCCCACCCGATGGACGAAGATTTCCTCGAAGCGCTGGAATACGGCATGCCGCCGACCGGGGGTCTCGGCATCGGGATCGACCGACTGGTCATGCTGCTCACAGACAGCGCCTCGATCCGGGATGTTCTGTTGTTCCCGTTGATGCGCGATCGTTGAGGCAGGACAGGACGTTTCCCCTGTTTATGGATGGGGGGCGTCCTATTTTCTTATGAACATACATAAAAAATGTAGTCATCGGCAGGAACAGGAATGATGGGTATAGAACATAGAAGAACAAACATATGTTTGCCTTTTTGGATGATCCAAAAGGAGGTTATTTTGATGTACCGCACGATTGACGAGTTCTTGACCGATTGGGAAATGGAAAGTGATTCCACGTATAAGGTGTTGCGGGCATTGAACGACGAATCGTTGGGACAAGCCGTTTCTCCGCAAGACCGGACACTGGGCGAGATTGCCTGGCACATCGTGACCACCCTTCATGAAATGATGTCCCGAACCGGGCTGGTGTTTGATGCGCCGAAAGAGGATGCGCCCGTGCCGTCGTCTGCCCAAACCATCGCCGAACGTTATCGGCAAGCGAGTGAAGCGATGGCAGAGGCGATCCGACAGCAATGGACCGATGAGACGTTGCAAGAAACGAATGATATGTACGGCATGCAGTGGACCAATGCCTTCACATTGTCCATCCTTATCCGACATGAGATTCACCATCGCGGTCAGATGACCGTTCTGATGCGTCAGGCCGGACTCCGCTTGCCCGGCGTGTACGGTCCGTCCAGGGATGAGATGTGAGAGAGGTATTCGGTCACTCAATCCGCTCGGTGCAACCGGGCGGATCGTTTAATTTTGCCATGTGCAGGATGTGTCCAAGATGTTATGGAAGAAGAGGTCGGACCAGGGGGCCGTGGCTACAAATCCAATGAATCTACACATACATGGATTAAGAGCTATTCGTGATCACGATACGCTGATACACTAAAAACAATGTAATAGGAAGAAGGGGATTACATGCTTAATTACGTAATCTTTATCTTTTGTATATTATGTATAGCTATTTCTTTCGTACTTACATTTAAATTAGGAGTGGCACAAAACCCAGCACAGAATGAGAAGTATAATCAAAATAGAGGGAAAACTGTCTTGTTGTTAAGTGTTATTTATGGAGTAGTGGTTCTTTTTGGTGTAGCTCTAATCTACATCTATTATTAAATCTGTTCTGTACATACTTTGTAAGAATACAGAGAAAATAATTGTCCTCCCAGGATACATCAGAAAACAGGCACAGGGGTGGATCGATCGTTTTGTTACCAATATGGGGGCAAAAGAGGATAAGTCCCAAGACCCTTAAGGAGTACGCCTTCAGATCTCCGCCATCTGGTCGAACACCCACAAACGTTTTTTGATTGGGGAATGCAGATTGGCTCGGCGAAAATCGATGTGGCGGACCCCGTGAAGCCGGTGCCTGAGGAGAAGACGAGCCCCCGGCAGATGACGGATAAGAAGAAGCAGATCTGGTGGTGGCTGTTCAACAACACAGATGTCAATGATCCTCGAAGAAGAAAAAACCGGCGATGCTCATCAACAGCAATCCGCCCAAAAAGGAGAGGATGATAAATCCCACGCCTTTGACCATATGCAAATGGGCAGGGGATACGACGGCCACCACCAGGCCGATGAGAAACAGCCAGAAAGCAGTTTTCAAGGTAATCTTCAACAATTTCCAAATGACGAAAGCGAAGAGGATACCCAACAGGATATGAACGATCAACAAGGTGAACACCTCTTTTTCAGATCCGCTCTACACTTAGAGGGTAACAAGCGAACAGGGAGATTTCCAGACCAAAATATGGGTCTCTTCATTCCAGTTACTGCTCACCCTTCGGATGTTATAAATTTGTTGCAATCCTATAAGGAAATTCCAATACAATATTAAGTTAACTCTAATCCTCATCCGATATGGTGTCCTTGGTCCCACTGCCACTGGAAAAGGGGGAGAAAACCATGAAACGAAGAGCGTGGATATGGTATCTCCTGATCGGCTCCTTTTTGGCGCTAACGGGATGCGGGCGTTATTATCACGCCCATTACGGTCCCTATTATGTTACGCGTCATGTTCCCCATTACCATGTATACCACCATCATGTATACCATCATGTGTATCACCATTGATCGTTTTCTTTGATTGAAGCTGAAATGGGGTCAAGATTCAACATCTTCCTCCTTTGCCAATCCTCCCTCTCAAGCTAGGTAAATAGTGAAAGGCCAGTGTCCAAGAGGCACTGGCCTCGTTTTTGAGAAAACGGGTATCGCTCACAAACTGATTATCCAGGATTGTACGTAGCCATCGTGGATGGATGTGGGTTGACACGGCAGATGAAACGATAAGTCCACTGTGACCGAAGGGAGTGCCTCTGGTGCTGCAGCCGTGTGGTGGTAAGTCATTTTCCTTCCCGATCCTTCAACACTTCATGCAACCGGTCCGGAAAGTTGGTGAACATGCCCGTTACACCCCAGTCGATCAGGCGGTTCATATCCGTTTGCTCGTTGACTGTGTACGGATGGATCAGCAGGCCGTGTTGACGAACTTTTTGTATGTACGCACGGTCGATTTTGTCGAAGTTGGGGCCCACACCGATGGCGTAGGTGTGAATGTGGTTCAGCTCCTGATCGGTGATTCGCGCCGGTTGCTCGTGCCACAACAGTTGCACCAACGGGATGCTGGGGTTCAATTTCAGGCTTTCGGGGCTGAAGGATTGGATGATGACTTGTCCTGGTTTGGCGTTCGGTCCGATCAGATGGTGCCGATTCAGTGCTTCCAGCAGCTTCTCTTCCATACCCGGATACGTTTCCGGCGATTTGGTCTCGATATAATAGTTAGCGCTGTGTCCGAAATGATCCAACACCTCTTCCAGGGTGGGCACCTTCAAACCTTTGTACTCTGGCTTAGCGTACTGTGGATAGGCTTCGTTGAACCAGGAACCGGCATCCAGTTGTTTGATCTCGGACAGCGTGTGGTCTTTGACGTACCCGGTGCCGTTCGTGGTCCGGTCCAGCGTTTCATCGTGCATGCAGATCAGGTGACCATCTTTGGTCATTTGCAAATCCAGTTCAATGTAATCGGCTTTCATCTTTTGCGCCAGTTCATAGGACGGGATTGTGTGCTCCGGTGCATGACCGGATGCGCCCCGGTGACCGACATTCAGGATGCGGTCGGGGGAGAGCAACCCCGTTTGTTTCACTTGCGTGAGGTCGGCGGCCAATACGGTCGGAATCGCCAATGCCGCCACCATCGTCCATACGCCGACGACGGCCAGCAGTCGATGCATCCAATGTTTCATGTGTCTCACTCCTCTATACTGGGATTGTCTTTAGGGTGTATCTGATCCGTATCGTTCGCATATTTTTCCGGATCGCTCCACCTGCTCTACAGCAGATCATGGCCGTTTCGCTCAACTGGGCTTGGTTATGTCACTCACATGGGGTAGATTGCCCCCTTACGGGATGATCAGACACGCCCTGGTACAGAATCACCGGATCCGCTCTCTCGTCTCCACTGAATATCGTAACGGAATGATGTGAACCCCATGTAAATCTGTCGTAAACCCCTGTCAACGGGCTTGTCAAATATTTTTAAACTTGTGTACAATTGTGCTACCGTTATTGTGTAGATAATTCGATATATTTCAGCCAAATAAGGAGGGGAAATCGGGAGATGAGAAAGCGGCGAGTGTGGCGAGGAATTCTACTCAGTTTGCTGTTGGTGTTGATGTTGTCCCTGCCTACGGGAGTGTGGGCGCAAACGGCCGCCAAAGTACCGACATCGGTTCATCCTGGTTGGTCAACGGACGAAGGACAGGTGGCTCATGGGAAATACGGCATGGTGGCGACTGCGCATCCCTTGGCTTCCAAGGTGGGGGCCGAAGTGCTCAAACACGGAGGCAATGCGGTGGACGCGGCTGTTGCCATTCAATTTGTCTTAAACGTCGTCGAGCCGCAGATGTCCGGGATCGGCGGCGGCGGATTTATGATGGTGTACGATGCCAAAACGAAAAAAGTCTCCATCATCGACAGTCGCGAACGGGCGCCGCAATCGGCACGGCCGGACATGTTCCTCGATAAAAACGGTCAGGAGATCCCGTTTCCGGTACGCTCCACGCAAGGTTACGCCGTCGGTATTCCCGGAACGCTGAAAGGATTACAGACGGCTCTGGACAAATGGGGCACCAAACCGATGGCCGAGTTGATCCAGCCGGCGATTCTCCTGGCGGAACGCGGGGTGAAGGTAAACTGGGTATTGGCCAGAGATATCGCGGCGTGCAAGGAGAGGCTTTCCCGATCCGCGGCCAAAGACGTGTTCCTCCCGAACGGCGAGCCGCTGAAAGAAGGTGACCTCCTGGTACAAAAGGATCTGGCCAAGACATTCCGCCTGATCCAAGCTTTCGGACCCGACGTGTTTTACCACGGGAAAATCGGCCAAGCCCTCGTCCAAACGGTGAATGCGTACGGTGGCCATATATCGATGAATGATCTGAAGCGGTACAATGTGACGGTGGACAAGCCGTTGGAAGCGGATTTTCATGGGTATCACCTGGCGACGATGCCACCGCCCAGCTCTGGCGGAGTGACCATCATGTACATCCTGAAACTGCTGGAAGAGAAAAACGCTTGGCAAACCGCGATCCGTTCGCCGGAGAGATATCACCTGATGACGGAAGCGATGCATCTCGCCTATGCAGACCGCGGGGCGTACATCGGTGACCCGGAATTCGTGGACGTACCGGTTCAGGGAATGTTGGACCCGCGCTACATCAAGGAACGTGCTGCGTTGATCGATCCCAACAAGGCCAACTCTGACGTCCGACCCGGTGATCCATGGAAATACCAGCAATCGGGTGCCCCGCACCAGACGGTGAGGCAGCCGGACGACAATCACATCGGACAAACGACGCATTTCACCGTGGCCGATCGTTGGGGCAACCTTGTCTCTTACACTACTACCATTGAACAGGAGTTCGGTACGGGGATCATGGTACCGGGTTATGGCTTCATGTTGAACAACGAAATGACTGACTTTGACGCCGTACCGGGCGGACCCAACCAAGCGGAGCCCAACAAACGCCCGATGTCCAGCATGAGTCCGACGATCGTGTTCAAAGACGGCAAACCGGTGATGACCGTCGGTTCACCAGGTGGTCCGACGATCATCGCGTCGGTGTTCCAAGTACTGATGTACAAACTGGTGGATGGACTGGACATCAAATCGGCGATCGAAGAGCCACGTATCTACAGCAACAAATACCCCATGATCCTTTGGGAGGCCGGTGTACCGGATGCCGCCCGCGAACGAATGACGCAGATGGGGCATCAGTTTGAAAGCAGTCCGCAAAGTATCGGTAACGTGCAGAGCATCGTGATTGACCCCGTCACGGGCGCCTATACCGGCGCGGCTGACTCGTCCCGTGAAGGTTGGGCGGTTGGCTTGAACTAGGAGTCGTTTGGTAGAATGGATAGGCA is a window of Polycladomyces subterraneus DNA encoding:
- the dusB gene encoding tRNA dihydrouridine synthase DusB, whose translation is MTKFRIGPVELANQVVLAPMAGVCNPAFRLIAKEFGAGLVCAEMVSDKAILHGNERTKQMLYVDEREKPLSLQIFGGSKETLVEAAKYVDQYTNADIIDINMGCPAPKIIKCDAGAKWLLDPNKIEEMVSAVVAVVKKPVTVKMRIGWDEEHIYVVDNALAAERGGAQAVAVHGRTRAQMYTGRARWEYIRQVKETVKIPVIGNGDVFTPEDARRMLDETGCDAVMIGRAALGNPWMLYRTVHYLTTGELLPEPTPREKVEIALLHMDRLIKLKGEKVAVREMRKHASWYLKGMRGAAKVKDQINEQETREGMERVLLQFVEQLEAEQMVQTA
- the lysS gene encoding lysine--tRNA ligase; protein product: MAEEERNELERNELLQVRRDKMEALREKGVDPFGGKFERTHTAQEILDTYGDLSKEELEEKAVTVTIAGRLMSKRKQGKASFAHLQDVTGRIQIYVRLDRVGEEQYEIFSTADIGDWLGISGIVFKTNRGETSVKSDTVTFLTKSLRPLPEKFHGLKDVELRYRKRYLDLIMNPEVKETFILRSRIIAAIRRYLDERGFLEVETPTMHTIAGGAAARPFITHHNALDMDLYMRIAIELHLKRLIVGGLEKVYEIGRVYRNEGISTKHNPEFTMMELYQAYADFHDIMDLTENLIAHVAQEVLGTTKITYQGHEIDLTPPWDRKSMVELIKEHVGIDFKQEMSDEEARRLAKEHGVEIEPNMTFGHIVNEFFEQKVEDKLIQPTFVYGHPVAISPLAKKNEEDPRFTDRFELFIVGREHANAFSELNDPIDQRQRFEAQLAERAAGNDEAHPMDEDFLEALEYGMPPTGGLGIGIDRLVMLLTDSASIRDVLLFPLMRDR
- a CDS encoding DinB family protein; protein product: MYRTIDEFLTDWEMESDSTYKVLRALNDESLGQAVSPQDRTLGEIAWHIVTTLHEMMSRTGLVFDAPKEDAPVPSSAQTIAERYRQASEAMAEAIRQQWTDETLQETNDMYGMQWTNAFTLSILIRHEIHHRGQMTVLMRQAGLRLPGVYGPSRDEM
- a CDS encoding glycerophosphodiester phosphodiesterase; protein product: MKHWMHRLLAVVGVWTMVAALAIPTVLAADLTQVKQTGLLSPDRILNVGHRGASGHAPEHTIPSYELAQKMKADYIELDLQMTKDGHLICMHDETLDRTTNGTGYVKDHTLSEIKQLDAGSWFNEAYPQYAKPEYKGLKVPTLEEVLDHFGHSANYYIETKSPETYPGMEEKLLEALNRHHLIGPNAKPGQVIIQSFSPESLKLNPSIPLVQLLWHEQPARITDQELNHIHTYAIGVGPNFDKIDRAYIQKVRQHGLLIHPYTVNEQTDMNRLIDWGVTGMFTNFPDRLHEVLKDREGK
- the ggt gene encoding gamma-glutamyltransferase produces the protein MRKRRVWRGILLSLLLVLMLSLPTGVWAQTAAKVPTSVHPGWSTDEGQVAHGKYGMVATAHPLASKVGAEVLKHGGNAVDAAVAIQFVLNVVEPQMSGIGGGGFMMVYDAKTKKVSIIDSRERAPQSARPDMFLDKNGQEIPFPVRSTQGYAVGIPGTLKGLQTALDKWGTKPMAELIQPAILLAERGVKVNWVLARDIAACKERLSRSAAKDVFLPNGEPLKEGDLLVQKDLAKTFRLIQAFGPDVFYHGKIGQALVQTVNAYGGHISMNDLKRYNVTVDKPLEADFHGYHLATMPPPSSGGVTIMYILKLLEEKNAWQTAIRSPERYHLMTEAMHLAYADRGAYIGDPEFVDVPVQGMLDPRYIKERAALIDPNKANSDVRPGDPWKYQQSGAPHQTVRQPDDNHIGQTTHFTVADRWGNLVSYTTTIEQEFGTGIMVPGYGFMLNNEMTDFDAVPGGPNQAEPNKRPMSSMSPTIVFKDGKPVMTVGSPGGPTIIASVFQVLMYKLVDGLDIKSAIEEPRIYSNKYPMILWEAGVPDAARERMTQMGHQFESSPQSIGNVQSIVIDPVTGAYTGAADSSREGWAVGLN